A region from the Sorex araneus isolate mSorAra2 chromosome 6, mSorAra2.pri, whole genome shotgun sequence genome encodes:
- the LOC101559019 gene encoding olfactory receptor 2H1-like has protein sequence MINRSFPVGFVLLGFSEWPLLEMVLFWIVILFYIMIVFGNLTIILISFMDPRLHTPMYFFLSNLSVLEICFTTTSVPQMLFNLWGPDKSISYAGCVIQLCVFLCLGATEGVLLVVMAFDRYIAICQPLRYTIIMHPPLCWKLALIAWLSGVMESLIQSSITFQLPFCAHHHLDDFLCEVPALIRLACGDTSANEWQMTVSAVVFTIVPVGLILTSYGYIAKAIGKMQSEEGRQKAIATCSSHLIVVFMFYGTVAIVYTDPKNHFLSKHGKFFTFFYTIVTPLLNPLIYTLRNKEVKNALRRLLRKGISLPEK, from the coding sequence ATGATCAACAGGAGCTTCCCAGTGGGCTTTGTACTTCTCGGCTTTTCTGAGTGGCCACTCTTAGAAATGGTTCTCTTCTGGATTGTGATCCTCTTCTACATCATGATTGTCTTTGGGAATTTGACGATTATCTTGATCTCTTTCATGGATCCTCGCCTCCATACTCCCATGTACTTCTTTCTTAGCAATCTTTCTGTTTTGGAGATCTGTTTCACCACCACCTCAGTGCCCCAGATGCTGTTCAACTTGTGGGGGCCAGACAAAAGCATTTCCTACGCAGGCTGTGTCATCCAACTATGTGTGTTCCTCTGTCTTGGTGCCACTGAAGGAGTCTTGTTGGTGGTGATGGCCTTTGACCGCTATATTGCTATCTGCCAGCCTCTGCGTTACACCATCATCATGCACCCTCCGCTGTGTTGGAAGCTGGCACTCATAGCCTGGCTGTCAGGTGTAATGGAGTCTCTGATTCAATCTTCCATCACATTCCAGCTGCCCTTCTGTGCTCACCACCACCTGGATGATTTTCTGTGTGAGGTTCCTGCCCTTATACGTTTGGCCTGTGGAGACACCTCTGCAAATGAGTGGCAGATGACTGTCTCTGCTGTTGTCTTCACGATTGTCCCCGTGGGGTTGATTCTGACTTCTTATGGCTACATAGCTAAAGCCATAGGTAAAATGCAGTCAGAGGAGGGAAGACAGAAAGCCATTGCGACCTGTTCCTCTCATCTCATCGTAGTTTTCATGTTTTATGGGACAGTGGCCATAGTTTACACAGATCCTAAGAATCACTTTCTATCAAAGCATGGCAAATTCTTCACCTTTTTCTATACCATAGTTACACCTTTATTAAACCCTCTCATCTACACTTTAAGGAACAAAGAGGTAAAAAATGCCTTGAGAAGACTGTTAAGGAAGGGGATTAGCTTACCAGAAAAGTAA
- the LOC101557672 gene encoding olfactory receptor 2T27: protein MEWGNSSTYDDFVLLGLFKNTHFPWLLFVLIFVVYIISIASNTIMIILIHIDSNLHTPMYFLLSHLSLMDILYISTIVPKMLIDQIVGTRTISFAGCTAQHFLYLTLAGAEFFLLGLMSYDRYVAICNPLRYPVLMSRKVCILIVMAAWLGGSIDGFLLTPVTMQFPFCASREINHFFCEVPALLKLSCTDTSTYETAMYVCCILMLLIPFSVISASYTRILITVYRMSEAEGKRKAVATCSSHMVVVSLFYGAAMYTYVLPHSYHTPEQDKAVSAFYTILTPLLNPLIYSLRNKDVAGALKKALQKCLSSKRIASF, encoded by the coding sequence ATGGAGTGGGGTAATTCATCCACGTATGATGACTTTGTTCTACTGGGCTTATTCAAAAACACCCATTTTCCCTGGCTCTTATTTGTCCTTATCTTCGTGGTCTATATCATCTCTATAGCCAGCAACACCATCATGATCATTCTCATTCACATAGACTCCAACCTTCACACACCTATGTACTTCCTGCTCAGTCATCTCTCCCTCATGGATATTCTCTACATTTCCACCATTGTACCTAAGATGCTGATTGACCAGATAGTGGGAACGAGGACTATTTCTTTTGCAGGGTGTACTGCACAGCACTTCCTCTACTTGACTTTGGCAGGAGCTGAGTTCTTCCTCCTAGGACTCATGTCTTATGACCGCTATGTTGCCATCTGCAACCCATTGCGCTATCCTGTTCTCATGAGCCGTAAGGTCTGCATATTGATTGTGATGGCAGCCTGGCTAGGAGGGTCCATAGATGGCTTCCTTCTCACTCCTGTTACCATGCAGTTCCCGTTCTGTGCCTCCCGGGAAATCAACCACTTCTTCTGTGAAGTTCCTGCTCTTCTGAAGCTCTCTTGCACAGACACGTCAACTTATGAAACAGCTATGTATGTCTGCTGTATCTTGATGCTTCTCATCCCATTCTCGGTCATCTCAGCCTCTTACACAAGAATTCTGATCACTGTCTACAGAATGAGTGAGGCAGAAGGGAAGCGAAAGGCAGTGGCCACATGCTCTTCACACATGGTGGTTGTTAGTCTCTTTTATGGGGCTGCTATGTATACCTATGTGTTACCACACTCTTACCATACCCCTGAGCAAGACAAAGCTGTGTCTGCCTTCTACACTATCCTGACTCCCTTGCTCAACCCTCTCATATACAGTCTCAGGAACAAGGATGTTGCAGGGGCTCTAAAGAAGGCTCTACAAAAGTGTTTGTCCTCTAAAAGAATAGCTAGTTTCTAA